In a genomic window of Erigeron canadensis isolate Cc75 chromosome 5, C_canadensis_v1, whole genome shotgun sequence:
- the LOC122599531 gene encoding uncharacterized protein LOC122599531 — MREEGISSSSADPILFRNSPPTPAASSAGASSPAIATNAGSTNWLGHGKGSKVGSLSRMGSQPMWISVSTSVGGSAHGSSQSSCRPWERGDLLRRLSTFKPANWFGKPKAAGSLACARRGWVNADIDKIECESCGATLKYVAPESWTPIEGDNVGEESANQLDEGHKVSCPWRGNSCAESLVQFPPTPPSALIGGYKDRCDGLFQFLFLPVVSASTVEQMRVSRGPEIDRFLIQSYTFATGESGYKADIATSSEINREEVLCVYSRAQKLISLCGWEPIWLPNVQDCEENSAQSARNGCSFSPIRDYATPEARLPNKKALSASTKKGPVKIEQLPRSPLLDCSLCGATVRILDFLTVNRPARFAPNINDVPETSKKMALTRGASAASGINGWGATDGMEKDQNDLDEAATTGEGKSMSNMGVDLDLTMGGGFSGGNILKSAMHVQYQDANIGKDLVIGQPASSEVGDRAVSYESRGPSTRKRNLDEGGSTVDRPPHVMMQADSVEGVVIDRDGDEVNDSKQSSGPSNSKRPCERESQVFESRRRDSSGAGPSQTLYFDIERDAPFHPSTLDSARASSVIAMDTIYNGEDDDSMESVENHPVDVDETNYPSVSAFKSPDLNEVSDLNFSNQAQQSICPASVRAPGEAGLSSTNDDEVLNTDTTTGQRREGLSLAISGGSVGMVASHEAEIHGADVSVHRTESVVGDMEPVAEVTENQGQNSEFAADPGVMGDFVPEEMDQDLLSRSVGREDSGSKVVGSAKAESVESGEKTSNMNMLANVHSTNPSLSCNAVLCSGIEVSKDEVTQAGKSSPTGECGFTSYPVANGIDPPKGESNFEDLVEFDPIKHHNFFCPWVNGNVAAAGVSKSDGSSSSAAVLALCGWQLTVDALDGFQTLDANQTVESESAASLFKDERQLSGQKHMSRHSVSRSRGQN; from the exons ATGAGAGAAGAAGGAATAAGCTCGTCGTCGGCAGACCCAATTCTGTTCCGCAATTCTCCCCCCACTCCCGCTGCCAG TTCTGCGGGGGCATCATCACCTGCTATTGCCACTAATGCTGGCAGCACAAATTGGTTGGGTCATGGGAAGGGGTCAAAAGTAGGTTCTCTATCTCGAATGGGTTCACAACCAATGTGGATTTCTGTGAGTACTAGTGTCGGTGGTTCAGCTCATGGCTCATCTCAGTCTTCATGTAGACCTTGGGAAAGGGGTGATCTTCTAAGGCGATTGTCTACATTTAAGCCTGCTAATTGGTTCGGGAAGCCTAAG GCTGCTGGTTCGCTTGCCTGTGCAAGAAGAGGATGGGTAAATGCAGATATTGATAAAATTGAATGCGAGTCGTGTGGAGCCACCCTCAAGTATGTTGCACCAGAGTCATGGACTCCCATAGAAG GTGATAATGTCGGAGAAGAATCTGCTAATCAGCTTGACGAAGGACACAAAGTCAGTTGCCCTTGGAGGGGAAACAGCTGTGCTGAAAGCTTGGTGCAGTTCCCTCCTACTCCTCCATCAGCACTAATAGGCGGTTATAAAGACCGTTGTGACGGATTGTTTCAATTTCTCTTTCTTCCGGTTGTGTCTGCTTCAACCGTTGAACAGATGAGAGTCTCTAGAGGCCCAGAAATTGACCGGTTTCTGATTCAGTCATATACTTTTGCCACTGGGGAATCTGGGTATAAGGCAGACATTGCAACCAGTTCGGAGATAAACAGAGAAGAAGTGCTATGCGTATATTCACGA GCCCAGAAATTGATTAGCCTTTGTGGATGGGAGCCAATATGGCTTCCAAATGTTCAAGACTGTGAAGAGAATTCTGCTCAATCAGCTAGAAATGGCTGTTCTTTCAGTCCCATTAGAGATTATGCCACTCCAGAAGCTCGACTTCCTAACAAAAAAGCATTATCTGCTTCAACTAAAAAAGGTCCCGTAAAGATTGAACAATTACCGAGATCTCCTTTGCTCGACTGTAGTTTATGTGGGGCCACGGTCAGAATTTTGGACTTCTTGACAGTTAATCGTCCTGCTCGTTTTGCTCCTAATATTAATGATGTTCCCGAAACAAGCAAAAAAATGGCCCTAACTCGCGGAGCAAGTGCAGCCAGTGGAATTAATGGATGGGGTGCCACTGATGGCATGGAGAAAGACCAAAATGATCTTGATGAAGCAGCAACCACAGGGGAGGGAAAATCGATGTCAAATATGGGGGTAGATTTAGATCTTACAATGGGCGGTGGATTTTCTGGTGGAAATATTCTTAAAAGTGCGATGCATGTACAATACCAAGATGCAAATATAGGGAAAGATCTTGTTATCGGGCAGCCTGCCAGTAGTGAAGTTGGTGACCGGGCAGTATCGTATGAGTCCCGAGGTCCCAGTACCCGGAAGCGGAACTTGGATGAAGGTGGGAGCACAGTTGACAGGCCACCACACGTTATGATGCAAGCAGATAGTGTTGAAGGTGTTGTCATTGACCGTGATGGAGATGAAGTGAATGATAGCAAACAGTCATCTGGTCCTTCTAATTCTAAACGTCCTTGTGAGCGTGAGTCTCAAGTTTTTGAATCACGTAGAAGAGATTCATCTGGTGCAGGTCCGAGCCAGActttatattttgatattgaACGAGATGCTCCATTTCATCCATCCACCTTAGATTCAGCGCGCGCTTCCTCTGTTATTGCAATGGATACTATTTATAATGGGGAAGATGATGATTCAATGGAAAGCGTTGAAAATCATCCTGTAGATGTCGATGAGACCAATTATCCATCTGTGTCAGCATTCAAGAGTCCTGATCTAAATGAGGTGTCTGATTTGAACTTTAGTAATCAAGCTCAACAGAGTATCTGTCCTGCTTCGGTTCGGGCCCCTGGTGAGGCTGGGCTTAGCAGTACCAATGATGATGAAGTATTAAATACTGATACCACCACCGGTCAACGGAGGGAGGGACTTAGTCTTGCTATCAGTGGAGGAAGTGTTGGAATGGTTGCTAGTCATGAAGCTGAGATCCATGGGGCTGATGTTTCAGTTCATAGGACAGAAAGTGTTGTTGGGGACATGGAGCCAGTGGCTGAAGTGACGGAAAACCAAGGACAAAATAGTGAATTTGCTGCAGATCCTGGGGTGATGGGTGATTTTGTTCCAGAAGAAATGGATCAAGATTTGTTGTCGAGGTCAGTAGGAAGAGAGGACAGTGGGTCAAAAGTTGTGGGTTCAGCTAAGGCAGAATCTGTTGAAAGTGGTGAGAAGACTAGTAACATGAACATGTTGGCCAATGTGCACAGTACCAACCCATCTTTATCTTGCAATGCGGTTTTATGTTCTGGCATTGAAGTATCCAAGGATGAGGTGACACAGGCAGGGAAGTCATCTCCTACTGGTGAATGTGGATTCACAAGTTATCCAGTTGCCAATGGGATAG ATCCACCAAAGGGTGAAAGTAATTTTGAAGACCTGGTGGAATTTGATCCAATCAAGCATCATAACTTTTTCTGTCCTTGGGTAAATGGGAatgttgctgctgctggtgttaGCAAAAGTGATGGCTCCAGTTCCAGTGCTGCTGTTTTAGCTCTTTGTGGCTGGCAGCTGACCGTAGATGCTTTGGATGGCTTCCAAACTCTTGATGCAAATCAAACCGTTGAATCCGAATCTGCTGCTTCGTTGTTTAAG GATGAACGTCAACTTTCTGGTCAAAAGCACATGTCGCGACACTCTGTCAGCAGAAGCCGTGGGCAGAATTGA
- the LOC122600429 gene encoding endoplasmic reticulum oxidoreductin-1-like, producing MVEIEKKLINGDDISKNNKKMNINSKWRLSVYLIGSLIVLLLATSLTKSPLHSRKFPIFRSPSCRCSEDSYKYTGIVEDCCCDYETVDSVNGAVLYPLLQELVTTPFFRYFKVKLWCDCPFWPDDGMCRLRDCSVCECPEHEFPEPFKRPPLHGLPKDDLICQEGKPEAAVDRTLDAKAFRGWAVVDNPWTSDDETDNGEMTYVNLQLNPERYTGYTGPSARRIWDAIYSENCPRYSSGESCQEKKVLYKLISGLHSSISVHIATDYLLDETTNQWGANLQLMHDRVLKHPERVQNLYFTFLFVLRAVTKAAPYLEQAEYDSGNHLEDLKAHSLIRQLVHNPKLLAACPLPFDEAKLWQGQSGPELKQQIQKQFRNISALMDCVGCEKCRLWGKLQVLGLGTALKILFSVDGQKHQPLQLQRNEVIALINLLNRLSESLKSVTDMGSSAAMNGVVLETPAKVINVIQRLRQSWMAHWSKNVPVSPL from the exons atggtgGAAATTGAGAAGAAACTTATTAATGGCGATGATATTAGTAAGAACAACAAGAAGATGAACATTAATAGTAAATGGCGGTTGAGTGTTTATCTAATTGGATCTCTGATTGTACTTTTACTTGCTACATCTTTAACTAAATCGCCTTTGCATTCTCGCAAGTTTCCGATCTTCCGTTCTCCGTCTTGCCGTTGTTCCGAG GATTCTTATAAATATACAGGCATTGTTGAGGACTGTTGTTGTGATTATGAGACTGTAGATAGTGTTAATGGAGCAGTTTTGTATCCGTTGTTACAAGAACTCGTTACTACCCCCTTCTTTCGATATTTCAAG GTTAAGCTATGGTGTGATTGCCCCTTCTGGCCTGATGATGGCATGTGTCGACTGCGTGATTGCAGTGTATGTGAATGCCCAGAACATGAATTTCCGGAACCTTTTAAGAGACCACCACTGCATGGTCTTCCAAAAGATGATCTTATATGTCAGGAGGGAAAGCCAGAGGCTGCTGTTGACCGTACTCTAGATGCTAAGGCATTTAGAGGGTGGGCAGTTGTAGATAATCCTTGGACCAgtgatgatgaaactgataatG GTGAGATGACATATGTAAATTTACAACTGAATCCCGAGCGTTACACAGGTTACACAGGACCATCAGCTAGAAGAATATGGGATGCTATATATTCAGAAAATTGTCCAAGAT ATTCATCTGGAGAAAGTTGTCAGGAGAAGAAAGTGCTATACAAGTTGATATCTGGTCTTCATTCCTCAATTTCTGTCCACATAGCTACTGATTATCTCCTTGATGAGACTACAAATCAG TGGGGTGCAAATCTTCAGTTAATGCATGATCGTGTCTTGAAACATCCTGAGCGTGTGCAAAACTTATACTTCACGTTCCTTTTCGTTCTCAGAGCTGTAACAAAA GCAGCCCCTTACTTGGAGCAGGCTGAGTATGACTCTGGTAACCATTTGGAGGATCTGAAAGCCCATTCTTTGATCCGACAACTAGTTCACAATCCCAAATTACTAGCTGCATGCCCTCTTCCATTTGATGAGGCTAAACTGTGGCAGGGCCAGAGTGGACCTGAACTGAAGCAACAAATCCAGAAGCAGTTTAGAAATATAAG TGCCCTTATGGACTGTGTAGGTTGTGAAAAATGTCGTTTGTGGGGAAAGCTTCAAGTTCTTGGCCTCGGAACTGCTTTGAAAATCTTGTTCTCTGTTGATGGTCAAAAACATCAGCct TTGCAGTTGCAAAGGAATGAAGTGATAGCACTAATAAATCTGCTTAATCGGCTCTCAGAATCACTTAAATCAGTTACTGATATGGGTTCTTCTGCTGCTATGAACGGGGTGGTCCTAGAAACTCCTGCCAAAGTAATCAATGTGATTCAAAGATTACGGCAATCTTGGATGGCTCATTG GTCGAAGAATGTGCCAGTGTCTCCGTTATAG